Proteins encoded together in one Bacteroides ovatus window:
- a CDS encoding glycoside hydrolase family 31 protein encodes MIRYRLWVWVLCLIFPTWVWAENTTRTCTSFTQQGRQVTFHLADSAALQLQLCSSSVVKIWFSPDGQLQRRNASFAVINEELEEVGTIHVDEQAACYEIFTPKLRIRVNKSPMSLQIFDKYQKLLFSDYADKGHVSEGTKKVEYKVLRRDEHFFGLGEKAGKMDRRGESYKMWNSDKPCYSVVEDPLYKSIPFFMSNYRYGIFLDNTYKTEFKFGTESRDYYSFEAPNGEMIYYFIFGKDYKEIISQYVGLTGKPIMPPKWALGFAQCRGLLTSEKLSREIAEGYRKRRIPCDIIYQDIGWTEYLQDFEWRKGNYENPRKMLSDLKEMGFKVVVSQDPVIAQANKKQWEEADRLGYFVKDSTNGKSYDMPWPWGGNCGVVDFTLPAVADWWGTYQQKPIDDGVSGFWTDMGEPAWSNEEQTERLVMKHHLGMHDEIHNVYGLTWDKVVKEQFEKRNPDRRVFQMTRAAYAGLQRYTFGWTGDSGNGDDVLQGWGQLANQIPVMLSAGLGLIPFSSCDITGYCGDVEDYPAMAELYTRWIQFGAFNPLSRIHHEGDNPVEPWLFGPEAEKNAKAAIELKYRLLPYIYTYAREAYDTGLPIMRPLFLEYPMDMETFSTDAQFLFGRELLVAPVVKKGARTKNVYLPEGTWIDYNNKQTVYTGEQWTTVDAPLSSVPMFVKQGSIIPTMPVMNYTHEKPVYPLTFEIFPAQEDAQAAFTLYEDEGENLGYQRDEFVKTPIICSTLANGYELTVSAREGKGYTVPGPRNLLFRIYSAKAPKEVTVKGKKIKKTKPERLEENLENDTETVVWSWDKGTGVCSVRIPDKGVGEKIMIIFK; translated from the coding sequence ATGATTAGATATAGATTATGGGTATGGGTGTTGTGCCTGATATTTCCAACATGGGTTTGGGCGGAAAATACGACACGTACATGCACTTCTTTTACACAGCAGGGACGTCAGGTGACTTTTCACCTGGCGGACAGTGCCGCCTTACAATTGCAACTTTGCAGCTCTTCCGTCGTGAAAATCTGGTTCTCACCCGACGGGCAATTGCAACGAAGAAATGCTTCGTTTGCAGTGATTAATGAAGAACTGGAAGAGGTAGGAACTATTCATGTGGATGAACAGGCGGCCTGTTACGAGATATTTACTCCGAAGTTGCGTATCCGGGTGAATAAATCTCCGATGAGTCTTCAGATATTCGATAAATATCAGAAACTCCTGTTTAGTGATTATGCCGATAAAGGCCATGTCAGTGAAGGAACGAAGAAGGTGGAATATAAAGTGCTTCGTCGTGACGAGCACTTCTTCGGACTTGGTGAGAAAGCGGGAAAGATGGACCGTCGTGGCGAGTCTTATAAGATGTGGAATAGTGACAAACCTTGTTATAGTGTGGTAGAAGATCCTCTTTACAAGAGTATTCCTTTCTTTATGAGCAATTACCGGTATGGTATTTTCCTTGATAATACCTATAAGACGGAATTCAAATTCGGAACGGAAAGCCGTGATTATTACAGCTTTGAAGCGCCGAACGGGGAAATGATATATTACTTTATTTTCGGTAAAGACTATAAAGAAATCATCAGCCAATACGTCGGACTGACCGGAAAACCTATCATGCCGCCGAAATGGGCGTTGGGTTTTGCTCAATGCCGCGGTCTGTTGACAAGTGAAAAGCTAAGTCGTGAAATAGCCGAAGGTTACCGGAAACGGAGAATACCTTGTGATATTATCTATCAGGATATCGGCTGGACAGAATATTTGCAGGATTTCGAATGGCGCAAAGGAAACTATGAAAACCCTAGGAAGATGCTTTCGGATTTGAAAGAGATGGGTTTTAAGGTAGTCGTATCTCAAGACCCGGTAATTGCACAAGCCAACAAAAAACAATGGGAAGAAGCAGACCGCCTGGGCTATTTTGTAAAGGACAGTACGAACGGTAAAAGCTACGATATGCCCTGGCCGTGGGGTGGAAACTGCGGAGTGGTAGACTTCACCCTGCCTGCCGTAGCCGACTGGTGGGGAACTTATCAGCAGAAACCTATTGACGATGGTGTCTCCGGCTTCTGGACAGACATGGGCGAACCTGCCTGGAGTAACGAGGAGCAGACGGAACGCCTGGTGATGAAGCACCATCTCGGTATGCACGATGAAATCCATAACGTCTATGGCCTGACTTGGGACAAAGTGGTAAAAGAGCAATTTGAAAAGAGGAATCCGGACCGTCGTGTTTTCCAAATGACTCGTGCTGCTTATGCCGGATTGCAACGTTATACGTTCGGTTGGACGGGTGATAGCGGAAACGGAGACGATGTACTGCAAGGGTGGGGACAATTAGCCAATCAGATTCCTGTAATGCTTTCCGCCGGATTGGGATTAATCCCATTTTCTTCCTGTGATATTACCGGTTACTGTGGAGATGTTGAGGATTATCCGGCTATGGCGGAACTCTATACCCGTTGGATTCAATTCGGAGCATTTAATCCTTTGAGCCGTATTCACCACGAGGGAGATAATCCGGTGGAACCGTGGCTTTTCGGACCGGAAGCGGAAAAGAACGCGAAAGCGGCTATCGAACTGAAATATCGTTTGTTGCCGTATATCTACACTTACGCCCGCGAAGCGTATGATACAGGATTGCCTATCATGCGGCCTCTATTTCTCGAATATCCAATGGATATGGAAACGTTTTCTACGGATGCCCAATTCTTGTTCGGTCGTGAATTGTTGGTAGCCCCCGTGGTGAAGAAAGGTGCCCGCACAAAGAACGTGTACCTTCCCGAAGGTACATGGATAGACTACAACAACAAGCAGACGGTCTACACCGGAGAGCAATGGACTACCGTTGATGCTCCCTTGTCTTCTGTTCCTATGTTTGTGAAGCAAGGTTCTATCATCCCTACGATGCCGGTGATGAACTACACCCACGAGAAACCGGTATATCCACTTACTTTTGAAATCTTCCCCGCACAGGAAGATGCACAGGCAGCCTTTACTCTTTACGAAGATGAAGGAGAAAACTTAGGGTACCAGCGTGATGAATTTGTCAAAACACCGATTATTTGCAGTACTTTGGCAAATGGATATGAATTGACTGTCTCTGCCCGTGAAGGAAAAGGATACACTGTCCCCGGTCCGAGAAATCTGTTGTTCCGTATTTATTCTGCGAAAGCCCCGAAAGAGGTAACTGTCAAAGGAAAGAAGATAAAGAAAACTAAACCGGAACGTTTGGAAGAAAATCTGGAGAATGACACTGAAACTGTGGTGTGGAGTTGGGATAAAGGAACAGGTGTCTGTAGTGTGAGAATACCTGATAAAGGTGTTGGTGAAAAGATTATGATTATCTTTAAGTAG
- a CDS encoding ATP-binding protein, whose protein sequence is MFERDIYNQLQKWAERTGRKPLVLRGARQVGKTTLVNEFARNFENYLHLNLEREEDARLFQSTDKVQEIMKIACFQKNILLREGRTLLFIDEIQNVPKAVALLRYFYEDMPDLYVIAAGSRLQSLLKERISFPVGRVEYMQLSPCTFGEYLTAMGEGHYRTAIDEISLPSALHEEAMSRFHRYTLIGGMPEVVADYAENGDLVRLKSIYNSLLKGYNEDVEKYAPTQLQTYVIRHILRTGWNKAGQTIKLGNFGESTYNSKEVREAFNILEKAFILHLVYPVTAMHAPALPALKRAPKLMWLDTGLVNFAANIQTEVLHDRTLMDTWQGAIAEHIVAQQLQVLLDEQYISDLHFWVRDKQGSNAETDFVWQKGTQIIPVEVKCGKNAHLRSLHSFMDLSGGDLAVRIWSGPYSIDDVKTVAGKSFRLINLPFYYLGSLPKILSSI, encoded by the coding sequence ATGTTTGAAAGAGATATTTATAATCAGTTGCAAAAGTGGGCCGAACGTACAGGGCGTAAACCCTTGGTGTTGCGTGGTGCGCGTCAGGTAGGAAAAACGACGTTAGTTAATGAGTTTGCCCGGAACTTTGAGAATTATCTTCATTTGAATCTGGAGCGTGAAGAAGATGCGCGCCTGTTTCAGAGTACGGATAAAGTACAGGAAATAATGAAGATAGCTTGTTTTCAAAAGAATATTCTTCTGCGTGAGGGGCGGACGTTGCTATTTATAGATGAGATACAGAATGTGCCTAAGGCGGTAGCATTGTTGCGGTATTTTTATGAAGATATGCCTGATTTGTATGTTATCGCTGCCGGTTCACGTTTACAGTCATTGTTGAAAGAACGTATCTCTTTTCCGGTGGGTAGAGTAGAATATATGCAACTTTCCCCTTGTACTTTCGGAGAATATCTGACTGCTATGGGCGAGGGGCATTATCGTACTGCTATAGATGAAATAAGTTTGCCATCTGCGTTGCATGAAGAGGCAATGTCTCGTTTTCATAGATATACATTGATTGGTGGTATGCCCGAAGTAGTAGCCGATTATGCGGAGAATGGAGACTTGGTGCGTTTGAAGTCTATTTATAATTCTTTATTGAAAGGTTATAACGAGGATGTTGAAAAGTATGCACCGACCCAGTTGCAGACGTATGTCATCCGGCATATATTGCGGACGGGCTGGAACAAGGCAGGACAGACTATTAAACTGGGAAATTTTGGAGAGTCAACCTATAACTCAAAGGAAGTGCGTGAAGCTTTCAATATTTTGGAAAAAGCTTTTATACTACATTTAGTTTATCCTGTTACAGCTATGCACGCACCGGCGCTGCCTGCTCTAAAACGTGCTCCTAAATTGATGTGGCTGGATACAGGACTAGTTAATTTTGCTGCAAATATCCAAACTGAAGTTCTGCATGACCGTACGTTGATGGATACGTGGCAAGGAGCTATCGCCGAACATATTGTAGCACAACAATTGCAGGTATTACTTGATGAACAGTATATTTCCGACTTGCATTTTTGGGTACGTGACAAACAAGGCTCCAATGCCGAAACAGATTTTGTATGGCAAAAAGGAACACAAATTATTCCGGTTGAAGTGAAATGCGGAAAGAATGCGCATCTCCGTTCGTTACATTCTTTCATGGATTTGTCTGGCGGTGATTTAGCTGTCCGTATTTGGAGTGGTCCATATTCTATTGATGATGTGAAGACGGTTGCCGGAAAGAGTTTCCGATTGATAAATCTTCCTTTTTATTATTTGGGTAGTTTACCGAAGATACTTTCTTCGATTTGA
- a CDS encoding restriction endonuclease subunit S, producing MNKKVTLKDITMMQSGIYMKTDSQGEVRYLQVKDVDPESRLDYTQVATVINTGINDKHWLKKGDLLFAAKGGSNYCILYEGAERSTIASSSFIIIRPITSDVLPEFLCCFLNTPSILGMLKSAAVGTGIQVIPQSVIGEIQLDIPSIEVQKLVVEMDQLRRESECIRSEINELKQSLQDQLLMDSLK from the coding sequence ATGAATAAGAAAGTAACTTTAAAGGATATAACCATGATGCAATCCGGTATATATATGAAAACTGATTCGCAGGGTGAGGTCAGATATTTGCAGGTGAAGGATGTTGATCCGGAGAGTCGACTTGATTATACTCAAGTAGCTACGGTAATAAATACAGGAATTAATGATAAGCATTGGTTGAAAAAAGGTGATTTGCTATTTGCGGCTAAAGGAGGCTCTAATTATTGCATATTGTATGAGGGGGCAGAACGAAGTACTATAGCATCTTCATCCTTTATTATTATACGTCCCATTACTAGTGATGTATTACCGGAATTTCTTTGTTGTTTTTTAAATACGCCGTCTATTCTTGGTATGTTGAAGAGCGCAGCGGTAGGTACGGGCATTCAAGTGATTCCCCAATCGGTAATAGGAGAAATACAGCTTGATATACCATCTATAGAAGTACAGAAGCTTGTTGTAGAAATGGATCAGTTGAGAAGAGAAAGTGAATGTATTCGTAGTGAAATAAATGAACTTAAACAAAGTTTGCAGGATCAGTTGCTGATGGATTCTTTAAAATGA
- a CDS encoding glycoside hydrolase family 66 protein — protein MKKIIYWVAAFLCMACSDDHGANQENGGASGSVTEVTPVTSDLSVDLSTDKAFYKPGEKVVFTAEDALPAGTKVRYRLLGEVVGEESVNGTSWIWQPPTTDFKGYMAELYRQENGTDVIVGTIAVDVSSDPSRFPRYGFVADFSQEKTAEKTQEEMAYLNRHHINWVQFQDWHNKHHWPLGGTRTQLDEVYMDIANREVYTSSVKNYIEAQHRFGMKSMFYNLCFGALKDAATDGVKEEWYLFKDASHTTKDSHDLPGGWKSNIYLVDPSNKEWQKYLNERNDDVYANFAFDGYQIDQLGRRSTLYNYNGIPVNLREGYASFIEATKQAHPDKSLVMNAVSRYGARQIGETGKVDFFYNEVWADEADFTNLKAILYENGVYGNYQLNTVFAAYMNYNKADNRGEFNTPGILLTDAVMFALGGSHLELGGDHMLCKEYFPNENLTMSEELKTAMVRYYDFLTSYQNLLRDGGTENSVSMNCTNGEMRLNSWPPQQGSVTTYAKQVGGKQVIHLLNFSQANSLSWRDVDGTMPEPALITKAALQMNLSAKVNKLWVASPDAHGGALQELAFTQENGVVSFTLPSLKYWTMIVVE, from the coding sequence ATGAAGAAAATAATATATTGGGTGGCTGCTTTTCTGTGTATGGCTTGCAGTGACGATCATGGGGCGAACCAGGAGAATGGAGGAGCTTCGGGCAGTGTTACCGAAGTGACTCCGGTAACATCGGATTTAAGTGTGGACCTGTCTACGGATAAGGCTTTCTATAAACCGGGGGAGAAAGTGGTATTTACAGCAGAAGATGCGTTGCCTGCCGGAACTAAAGTTCGCTATCGTCTTTTAGGGGAGGTTGTCGGAGAAGAGTCGGTAAATGGTACGAGCTGGATATGGCAACCGCCTACTACTGATTTCAAAGGATATATGGCGGAACTGTACCGTCAGGAGAATGGTACGGATGTGATTGTCGGTACGATTGCGGTAGATGTATCCAGTGATCCGTCACGTTTTCCGCGTTATGGTTTTGTCGCTGATTTCAGTCAGGAGAAGACGGCTGAAAAGACACAGGAAGAGATGGCGTATCTGAATCGTCATCACATCAATTGGGTACAGTTTCAGGACTGGCATAATAAACATCACTGGCCGTTGGGCGGTACACGCACACAGTTGGACGAAGTATATATGGACATCGCTAACCGGGAGGTTTATACAAGTTCGGTGAAAAATTACATTGAAGCGCAGCATCGTTTCGGTATGAAGTCTATGTTTTACAATCTTTGTTTCGGGGCGTTGAAGGATGCTGCTACGGACGGGGTGAAGGAGGAATGGTATTTGTTTAAGGATGCTTCTCACACTACTAAAGACAGTCATGATTTGCCGGGCGGATGGAAAAGTAATATTTATCTGGTCGACCCTTCTAATAAGGAATGGCAGAAATATTTGAACGAAAGGAATGATGATGTATACGCGAACTTTGCCTTCGACGGCTATCAGATAGACCAGTTGGGACGACGTAGCACGCTTTACAATTACAATGGTATTCCGGTCAATCTGCGTGAGGGATATGCTTCTTTTATTGAAGCGACGAAGCAGGCTCATCCGGACAAGAGTTTGGTGATGAATGCGGTCAGCCGTTACGGTGCCCGTCAGATAGGGGAGACAGGTAAAGTTGATTTCTTCTATAATGAGGTGTGGGCGGATGAGGCTGATTTTACCAATCTGAAAGCCATTCTTTATGAAAATGGAGTCTATGGCAATTATCAGTTGAATACGGTTTTTGCAGCTTATATGAATTATAATAAAGCGGATAACCGGGGAGAATTTAATACGCCGGGTATCTTATTGACAGATGCTGTCATGTTTGCTTTGGGTGGTTCGCACCTGGAGTTGGGAGGCGATCACATGTTGTGCAAAGAGTACTTTCCGAATGAGAACCTGACAATGAGCGAGGAATTGAAAACAGCGATGGTTCGTTACTATGACTTCCTGACTTCTTATCAAAATCTGCTTCGTGACGGTGGTACGGAGAATAGTGTTTCCATGAATTGTACCAATGGCGAAATGAGATTGAATAGCTGGCCTCCTCAACAGGGATCAGTTACTACTTATGCCAAGCAGGTAGGTGGCAAGCAAGTGATACATCTTCTTAACTTTTCGCAAGCGAACAGCCTTAGCTGGAGAGATGTGGACGGTACGATGCCGGAACCGGCTCTGATTACAAAAGCAGCTTTGCAAATGAATCTGTCGGCAAAAGTGAATAAGTTGTGGGTAGCGTCGCCGGATGCACACGGAGGGGCTTTGCAGGAGTTGGCCTTTACACAGGAGAACGGGGTTGTCTCATTCACATTGCCTTCCCTGAAATATTGGACGATGATTGTGGTTGAATAA
- a CDS encoding SusF/SusE family outer membrane protein: MKKYIYQLLCSLFIGATMVACTEDYMETDKGHDTLTLSVNQQELVLNEKNHSQEALALSWTTGTNYGSGNRISYTLELAKAGTDFANAYSVDLGTGTYQWTKKVEELNQFLHTQFGIGYDVKAELEARITAVVAGMEDQKQIATTAFTLTTYQPVTTTLYLIGDATPNGWSADNATAMERTDNGQFTWTGKLNTGSFKFITTLGEFLPSYNRDATAGEGLKLTYRTSGDQPDEQFTISKEATYIVKANLLDLTLTLTETEDIGWRYEEFFIVGSFTGNNGWGFEALSKDAVQMNLFHYGAVIPWKADGEFKFASVTDFGQADAFFHPTVANAPYTSTSVVLGGDDNKWQMKEAECGKPYKVWFYTGKGKEKMLMRPFTPYEGLYLVGEATPNGWDLGNATPMTKSADSPYIFTWSGTLKTGEMKISCDKQSDWNGDWFMADKSNKAPTGEVETALFVVKSDAELSSMYPDADLGSLDNKWNIQEAGSYRITIDQLKETISIVKQ, encoded by the coding sequence ATGAAAAAATATATATATCAGTTGTTATGCTCTCTTTTCATCGGCGCAACGATGGTTGCTTGTACCGAGGATTATATGGAGACAGATAAAGGACATGATACCCTCACCCTTTCGGTGAATCAGCAGGAGTTGGTGTTGAACGAAAAGAACCATAGTCAGGAGGCGCTGGCGCTTTCATGGACTACCGGAACGAATTATGGAAGCGGTAACCGTATCTCTTATACGCTTGAACTGGCGAAAGCCGGAACGGACTTTGCGAATGCTTATTCGGTGGATTTGGGTACGGGAACGTATCAATGGACTAAGAAAGTGGAAGAACTTAACCAATTTCTGCATACGCAGTTCGGTATCGGTTATGACGTGAAGGCAGAGCTGGAAGCACGTATCACAGCCGTCGTTGCCGGAATGGAAGATCAGAAGCAGATTGCGACGACTGCCTTTACGTTGACTACTTACCAGCCGGTTACTACGACGCTTTACCTGATTGGTGATGCTACTCCGAACGGATGGAGTGCCGATAACGCAACGGCAATGGAGCGCACGGATAACGGACAGTTTACATGGACAGGAAAGCTGAATACCGGATCGTTTAAGTTTATAACGACCTTAGGAGAATTCCTGCCGTCGTACAACCGTGATGCTACTGCCGGAGAAGGACTCAAACTGACCTATCGTACATCGGGTGACCAACCGGACGAACAGTTCACAATCAGTAAAGAAGCAACTTATATCGTAAAAGCAAACCTGCTCGACTTGACGTTGACACTTACTGAAACAGAAGATATTGGCTGGAGATATGAAGAATTTTTCATTGTCGGTTCGTTTACGGGTAACAATGGTTGGGGATTTGAAGCACTGTCTAAAGATGCTGTTCAGATGAACCTGTTCCATTATGGAGCCGTGATTCCCTGGAAGGCGGACGGAGAATTTAAATTCGCTTCTGTGACAGATTTCGGTCAGGCGGATGCTTTCTTCCATCCTACTGTGGCTAATGCTCCGTACACTTCGACATCAGTAGTGCTTGGAGGTGACGATAATAAATGGCAGATGAAGGAAGCCGAATGTGGCAAACCTTATAAAGTATGGTTCTATACAGGCAAAGGAAAAGAAAAGATGCTGATGCGTCCGTTCACTCCTTACGAAGGGCTGTATCTGGTGGGTGAGGCAACTCCAAACGGATGGGATTTAGGCAATGCTACTCCGATGACGAAGAGTGCCGACAGTCCTTACATCTTTACCTGGAGCGGCACACTGAAAACAGGTGAGATGAAGATTTCCTGCGACAAGCAATCAGACTGGAACGGGGATTGGTTTATGGCGGATAAGAGCAACAAGGCTCCGACGGGAGAAGTAGAGACGGCATTGTTTGTTGTTAAGTCGGATGCGGAGTTGAGCAGTATGTATCCGGATGCAGATTTGGGTAGTTTGGATAATAAGTGGAATATTCAGGAAGCCGGTTCTTATCGGATTACGATTGACCAGTTGAAAGAGACGATTTCGATTGTGAAACAATAA
- a CDS encoding glycosyl hydrolase 115 family protein yields the protein MRCKTLLPLFLFLMTVLSVQGKQKEFILQSGQTVTIACCNSEKLVVRTSLEMLGRDIRTVLSATTELNDKVGAIVVGTVGQSNLINETGIDLSALKNKKQAFLLTVSQDGKLVVAGSDSHGTAYGILEISRLLGVSPWEWWADVTPEKRETFRLSSKFRELQSPSVEYRGIFINDEDWGLMPWGNQTYEPSDVKGEIGPRTNERIFELLLRLRANTYWPAMHECTLPFFLTKGNREMAKKYGIFVGASHCEPMACNAAGEWSRRGKGVYDYVNNSPAVYKFWEDRVKEVAGQEILYTLGMRGVHDGKMQGAKTVEEQKAVLDRVPADQRGLLEKYVNKEVTQVPQVFIPYKEVLDIYHAGLQVPEDVTLMWCDDNYGYIRHFPTAVERARKGGNGVYYHVSYWGRPHDYLWLGTMSPSLIYQQMKLAYDQGIQKMWILNVGDIKPAEYQIELFMDMAWNLDKVSSEGVTVHLKHWLERELGTSCAKAVLPVMQEHYRLAHIRKPEFMGNTREEENNPIYRVVKDLPWSEREINERLNAYDELSETVEKAASKVPVDRQSAYFELVKYPVQAAAQMNRKLLYAQLARHDKVDWEKSDAAYDSIAALTQHYNSLENGKWNRMMDFKPRKLPVFNRVERKAAAAPMIADRKAACQWNGADAKKGNAVVCEGLGYEGKAAEIRKGDALTFYFGNLKTDLLEVDIRLLPNHPVQGDKLRISVSLDGAEPEVIAYETEGRSEEWKENVLRNQAIRKIVLPVSGKKSHQLVIKALDEGVILDQIMLYEAGHSDLP from the coding sequence ATGAGATGTAAAACCTTACTTCCCTTATTTCTTTTCTTAATGACAGTCTTGTCGGTTCAGGGCAAGCAAAAAGAGTTTATTCTGCAATCCGGTCAGACGGTTACGATAGCATGCTGTAACTCGGAAAAGCTAGTGGTACGCACTTCGCTGGAAATGCTCGGTCGCGATATTCGGACTGTATTGTCTGCAACCACCGAACTGAATGATAAGGTAGGGGCTATTGTGGTAGGAACTGTAGGGCAGAGTAATCTAATCAACGAAACAGGTATTGATCTTTCCGCATTAAAAAATAAAAAACAGGCTTTCCTGCTGACTGTCTCACAAGATGGAAAGCTGGTTGTAGCCGGTAGTGACAGTCATGGTACAGCTTACGGCATACTCGAAATATCCCGTTTGTTGGGTGTCTCCCCTTGGGAATGGTGGGCGGACGTGACTCCTGAAAAGAGAGAAACCTTCCGTCTTTCTTCAAAGTTCAGAGAGTTGCAATCGCCTTCTGTAGAGTATCGGGGCATCTTCATTAATGATGAAGACTGGGGACTGATGCCTTGGGGCAACCAAACTTACGAACCGTCGGATGTGAAAGGAGAAATCGGTCCGCGTACCAACGAACGTATTTTTGAGCTGCTGCTCCGTTTGCGGGCTAATACTTACTGGCCTGCTATGCACGAGTGCACCCTTCCTTTCTTTCTGACGAAAGGGAATCGGGAAATGGCGAAGAAATACGGCATTTTTGTGGGGGCTTCCCATTGCGAACCGATGGCATGTAATGCTGCCGGTGAATGGTCGAGAAGGGGAAAAGGCGTATACGATTACGTGAATAACAGTCCGGCTGTTTATAAATTTTGGGAAGATCGTGTGAAGGAAGTTGCCGGACAAGAGATACTTTACACATTAGGTATGCGTGGCGTGCACGATGGAAAGATGCAGGGTGCCAAAACGGTAGAAGAGCAGAAAGCGGTCTTGGACCGTGTACCTGCAGATCAGCGCGGGTTGCTTGAAAAGTATGTAAATAAAGAGGTTACTCAAGTGCCACAGGTCTTTATTCCTTATAAAGAGGTACTCGATATTTATCATGCGGGATTGCAAGTGCCCGAAGATGTGACACTGATGTGGTGTGATGATAACTATGGTTATATCCGCCATTTCCCCACTGCCGTTGAGCGGGCACGTAAAGGAGGTAATGGAGTTTACTATCATGTCTCTTACTGGGGACGTCCGCACGATTATTTATGGCTGGGCACCATGAGTCCTTCACTGATCTATCAGCAGATGAAACTGGCCTATGACCAGGGAATACAGAAAATGTGGATACTGAACGTCGGAGACATCAAGCCGGCCGAATATCAGATCGAACTGTTCATGGATATGGCATGGAATCTGGATAAGGTGTCTTCCGAAGGAGTGACCGTGCATCTGAAACATTGGCTGGAACGGGAACTGGGAACTTCCTGTGCAAAGGCTGTACTTCCCGTTATGCAGGAACATTATCGCTTGGCGCATATCCGCAAACCCGAATTTATGGGAAATACACGGGAGGAGGAAAATAATCCGATTTATCGGGTGGTCAAAGACCTGCCGTGGAGCGAAAGAGAGATAAACGAACGTCTGAATGCTTACGACGAACTTTCGGAAACGGTGGAGAAGGCGGCCTCTAAAGTGCCTGTCGACAGACAGAGCGCCTACTTCGAACTGGTGAAATATCCGGTACAGGCTGCGGCACAAATGAATCGCAAATTGTTATATGCCCAGTTGGCACGCCATGATAAGGTAGACTGGGAAAAGAGTGATGCCGCTTATGATAGCATTGCCGCGCTCACTCAACACTACAATTCTCTGGAGAATGGAAAATGGAACCGTATGATGGATTTCAAGCCCCGCAAGCTTCCTGTATTCAATCGTGTGGAACGAAAAGCAGCTGCAGCTCCAATGATAGCTGACCGTAAGGCAGCCTGTCAATGGAACGGGGCGGATGCTAAAAAAGGAAATGCTGTTGTCTGCGAAGGCTTGGGATATGAAGGTAAAGCCGCAGAAATAAGAAAAGGTGATGCGCTGACTTTCTATTTCGGTAATTTGAAAACGGATTTATTAGAAGTAGATATCCGGTTGCTTCCCAATCATCCGGTACAGGGTGATAAGCTGCGTATCTCGGTTTCTTTGGATGGTGCCGAGCCTGAAGTGATAGCTTATGAAACGGAGGGACGTAGCGAAGAATGGAAAGAGAATGTGCTTCGTAATCAGGCAATCCGGAAAATCGTACTCCCCGTTTCCGGCAAAAAATCACATCAACTTGTCATTAAAGCATTGGACGAGGGGGTGATACTGGATCAGATAATGCTTTATGAGGCGGGTCATAGTGATTTGCCATAA